Proteins encoded by one window of Luteimonas yindakuii:
- a CDS encoding PH domain-containing protein has translation MIELDDLGLAPALAADDGWNALPRRARWLFALSGAIGVAVPAAVALVAAGIWIGGDAVRLGALAAWLALVALGGWMGLRRYRWTRWRLDADGFGLQRGRLWFTETRVPGTRVQHIDLRRGPLERQANLSTLIVHTAGTRDSAVAVPCLDAGDAERLRDRLAAWIGHDDDDA, from the coding sequence ATGATCGAGCTCGACGACCTTGGCCTGGCGCCAGCGCTCGCCGCCGACGACGGCTGGAATGCGCTGCCACGGCGCGCGCGCTGGCTGTTCGCGCTGTCGGGTGCCATCGGGGTCGCGGTGCCGGCGGCGGTGGCGCTGGTCGCCGCCGGGATCTGGATCGGCGGCGATGCGGTGCGGCTCGGCGCCCTGGCGGCCTGGCTGGCGCTGGTGGCGCTGGGCGGCTGGATGGGCCTGCGCCGCTACCGCTGGACGCGCTGGCGGCTGGATGCGGATGGTTTCGGCCTGCAGCGTGGGCGGTTGTGGTTCACCGAGACGCGGGTGCCGGGCACGCGCGTGCAGCACATCGACCTGCGCCGCGGACCGCTGGAACGCCAGGCCAACCTGTCGACCCTGATCGTCCATACCGCCGGCACCCGCGACAGCGCGGTGGCGGTGCCCTGCCTCGATGCCGGCGACGCCGAACGCCTGCGCGACCGCCTCGCTGCCTGGATCGGCCACGATGACGACGACGCCTGA
- the rsmB gene encoding 16S rRNA (cytosine(967)-C(5))-methyltransferase RsmB codes for MATPVAGAEVRATAARVLDAVIRGRSLRTELATALPTLRDPRDRALLEAICFAALRQRARADAALAAWTTRPLGARDSLLRALLHAGFAQLDPLGLPPHAAVAATVEAARTLGRTHQAGMVNALLRRAIRDGLPTGDPADAWPAWLRERIHGDWPDEAEHIFVASATAAPAWLRVNTRQGDREAYRACLAAHDVEAGLPAWPADALLLRTPVPVAQLPGFDDGAVSIQDLSAQAVADALAPPAGARVLDACAAPGGKAAHLLERDSALRLTALDVDPRRLQRVADTLKRLRLPAVALHAVDARLPADWWDGTPFDAVLLDAPCSATGVVRRQPDILLHRRPQDLEALLALQAELLDACWQLLAPGGVLLYATCSILAAENAQQVDAFLARTPDARAEPLDERFGRVAGAGRQRLPGDADADGFFYARLRRAAD; via the coding sequence ATGGCCACGCCTGTCGCCGGTGCCGAGGTGCGTGCGACCGCGGCACGCGTGCTGGATGCGGTGATCCGCGGCCGCTCGCTGCGGACCGAACTCGCCACCGCGTTGCCGACGCTGCGCGACCCGCGCGATCGCGCACTGCTCGAAGCGATCTGTTTCGCCGCGCTGCGCCAGCGCGCGCGTGCCGACGCTGCGCTGGCGGCATGGACCACGCGGCCGCTGGGCGCGCGCGACAGCCTGCTGCGCGCGTTGCTGCACGCAGGGTTCGCCCAGCTCGACCCGCTCGGGCTGCCGCCGCATGCCGCGGTGGCCGCCACCGTGGAGGCCGCGCGCACGCTCGGGCGGACCCACCAGGCCGGCATGGTCAATGCGTTGCTGCGCCGTGCGATCCGCGATGGCCTGCCGACGGGCGATCCTGCGGATGCCTGGCCTGCCTGGCTGCGCGAGCGCATCCATGGCGACTGGCCGGATGAGGCCGAGCACATCTTCGTCGCCAGTGCGACCGCGGCACCGGCATGGCTGCGCGTCAACACCCGCCAGGGCGATCGCGAGGCCTATCGCGCGTGCCTCGCGGCGCACGACGTGGAGGCCGGACTCCCCGCGTGGCCGGCCGACGCCCTGCTGTTGCGCACGCCGGTGCCGGTCGCCCAGCTGCCGGGCTTCGACGACGGGGCGGTTTCCATCCAGGACCTCTCCGCACAGGCGGTGGCCGATGCGCTGGCCCCACCGGCCGGTGCGCGCGTGCTGGATGCCTGCGCGGCGCCGGGCGGCAAGGCCGCGCACCTGCTCGAGCGCGACTCGGCGCTGCGGCTGACCGCGCTCGATGTCGATCCACGGCGGTTACAGCGTGTCGCCGACACCCTCAAGCGCCTGCGCCTGCCCGCCGTGGCGCTGCATGCCGTCGATGCCCGCCTGCCGGCCGACTGGTGGGACGGCACGCCGTTCGACGCCGTGCTGCTGGACGCGCCCTGTTCGGCGACCGGCGTGGTGCGGCGGCAGCCCGACATCCTGCTGCACCGCCGCCCGCAGGACCTCGAAGCGCTGCTGGCGCTGCAGGCGGAGCTGCTCGACGCCTGCTGGCAATTGCTCGCGCCCGGCGGCGTGCTGCTGTATGCGACCTGCTCGATCCTTGCCGCCGAAAATGCGCAGCAGGTCGACGCCTTCCTGGCGCGTACGCCGGACGCACGCGCCGAACCGCTCGATGAGCGCTTCGGCCGGGTCGCCGGTGCGGGGCGGCAGCGGCTGCCCGGCGATGCCGATGCAGACGGGTTCTTCTATGCACGGCTGCGGCGCGCTGCCGACTGA
- the fmt gene encoding methionyl-tRNA formyltransferase: protein MKIVFAGTPDFAVPALRAAAGKAEVVAVYTQPDRPSGRGRVLTPSPVKRAAQDMGFPVRQPETLRDADVQDALRALKPDLMVVVAYGLLLPQAVLDIPVDGCWNVHASLLPRWRGAAPIQRAIEAGDTGTGVCLMQMEKGLDTGPVLLEQRTPIGEQETGGELHDRLAALGAQVLIDGLGLLRVGIRPVARPQPVDGVTYARKLDKAEARLDWREPAQVLANSVRAFNPWPMAEADVAGERLRLHAAVALPLAHHAAPGTLLAAGRQGIDIACGEGALRIRTLQRPGGKAITAADWLNARRDLAVPSAQG, encoded by the coding sequence ATGAAGATCGTTTTCGCCGGCACTCCCGATTTCGCCGTCCCGGCCCTGCGTGCGGCGGCGGGCAAGGCCGAGGTGGTCGCCGTGTACACGCAGCCGGACCGCCCGTCAGGCCGTGGCCGGGTGCTGACGCCGTCGCCGGTGAAGCGCGCCGCCCAGGACATGGGCTTTCCGGTGCGGCAGCCGGAGACCCTGCGCGATGCGGACGTGCAGGACGCGCTGCGCGCGCTCAAGCCCGACCTGATGGTGGTGGTCGCCTACGGGTTGCTGCTGCCGCAGGCGGTGCTCGACATCCCGGTCGACGGCTGCTGGAACGTGCATGCGTCGCTGCTGCCGCGCTGGCGTGGCGCGGCGCCGATCCAGCGCGCGATCGAGGCCGGCGACACCGGGACCGGCGTGTGCCTGATGCAGATGGAAAAGGGCCTCGACACCGGTCCGGTGCTGCTGGAACAGCGCACGCCGATCGGCGAGCAGGAAACCGGCGGCGAGCTCCACGACCGCCTCGCCGCGCTCGGTGCGCAGGTGCTCATCGACGGCCTCGGCCTGCTGCGCGTGGGCATCCGTCCGGTGGCGCGTCCGCAGCCGGTCGATGGCGTGACCTATGCGCGCAAGCTCGACAAGGCCGAGGCGCGGCTGGACTGGCGCGAGCCTGCGCAGGTGCTGGCGAACAGCGTGCGTGCGTTCAACCCATGGCCGATGGCGGAAGCCGATGTCGCCGGCGAACGCCTGCGCCTGCACGCCGCGGTCGCGCTGCCGCTGGCGCACCATGCAGCACCGGGCACGCTGCTGGCCGCCGGCCGCCAGGGCATCGACATCGCCTGCGGCGAGGGTGCTTTGCGCATCCGCACGCTGCAGCGCCCGGGCGGCAAGGCGATCACCGCCGCCGACTGGCTCAACGCACGGCGCGATCTCGCCGTGCCGTCCGCGCAGGGTTGA
- a CDS encoding glycosyltransferase family 2 protein → MSPPHPWLSVLVPFYRVEPYLRECVESVLAQVDGGVEIVLLDDASPDDCGTIARELRKSHGEVIRLLGHDRNRGIAEARNTLLADARGDYVWFLDSDDLMLPGAIAGLKAAIERTGADLVLCDFRIVRERMALKHRLRGEYHRSTFSGRDNQLESDRGVLLRGLMAARQLHPWSKIARRSCWGTAPFPPRRVVMEDMAAIPTLVANVRTFVHVAEPWIGYRQRPGSALATLDAGKFRDVLASVRELHGAFADDPGLDARTRFAIDYFCIRALSSVAHRITGEQPALARELRDTLQRLFPGGLRVILEECRRRGWWLRRRRISKGIERLERLA, encoded by the coding sequence ATGTCGCCCCCGCATCCCTGGCTGAGCGTGCTCGTGCCGTTCTACCGCGTCGAGCCGTACCTGCGCGAATGCGTGGAATCGGTGCTTGCGCAGGTCGACGGCGGGGTGGAAATCGTGCTGCTCGACGACGCCTCGCCGGACGACTGCGGCACCATCGCCCGGGAGCTGCGCAAGAGCCATGGCGAGGTCATCCGCCTGCTCGGCCACGATCGCAACCGCGGCATCGCGGAAGCGCGCAACACCCTGCTCGCGGACGCGCGCGGCGACTACGTGTGGTTCCTCGATTCGGACGACCTGATGCTTCCGGGCGCCATCGCCGGCCTCAAGGCCGCGATCGAGCGGACCGGTGCGGACCTGGTGCTGTGCGACTTCCGAATCGTGCGTGAACGCATGGCGCTCAAGCACCGCCTGCGCGGTGAATACCACCGCTCGACGTTCTCCGGACGCGACAATCAACTCGAAAGCGATCGCGGCGTGTTGCTGCGGGGCCTGATGGCGGCGCGCCAGCTGCACCCGTGGTCGAAGATCGCGCGGCGCAGCTGTTGGGGCACTGCGCCATTCCCTCCCAGGCGCGTGGTGATGGAGGACATGGCCGCGATCCCTACGCTGGTTGCCAACGTGCGTACGTTCGTGCACGTGGCCGAGCCGTGGATCGGCTACCGGCAGCGTCCGGGCAGCGCACTGGCCACGCTCGACGCGGGGAAGTTCCGCGACGTGCTGGCGTCGGTGCGTGAACTGCACGGTGCGTTCGCCGATGATCCCGGCCTCGATGCGCGCACGCGTTTCGCGATCGACTACTTCTGCATCCGTGCGCTGTCGTCGGTGGCGCACCGGATCACCGGCGAACAGCCGGCGCTGGCGCGCGAGCTGCGCGACACGCTGCAGCGGCTGTTTCCGGGCGGCCTGCGTGTGATCCTGGAGGAATGCCGCCGTCGCGGCTGGTGGCTGCGGCGCAGGCGGATCAGCAAGGGCATCGAGCGCCTGGAGCGCCTGGCGTGA
- a CDS encoding PH domain-containing protein, translating to MTTTPDPAGDDGDPGHLHGAGSIAASSTATVTDAAADALLPTDGERRLHPLSWLFVLLSQVGQMLVPLVAIALFGASRDDGARLGIVAVALVALLIGAVWRYLTFRYRIASDSVFVRSGLFERSLRQIPFSRIHDVALHQTLLHRLFGVAEVRLESAGGSKPEARMQVLTLAEALALEQVVRRRASATDAVEAHAQDATAPADKSRTLLALSTGEVIRLGLVSNRGMVVVAGAVALLMQALPDNMAGDLLTRVAREAFGRVSVLGDAWQGQLMAATLLLVLALFALRLLSVVLALVQYHGFRLVEDGRRLGVERGLLTRLRNSVPRRRIQAWTLHEGLLHRLLRRRSLQVDTAVVSRGQDQRSLSELAPIAPAAECDALVRHLLDAGDWPPAQWRPLHRHAWLRLLFPGLVFSLLLAAGLTWWLGAWGLSGLLWLPWAVLAATQHARRAGYAIDDRLLAVREGWWSRHWRFAEIDKLQALRLRRTPFDRCTGMASLWLDTAGAGAMAPSLRIRFLPLVDARALLDRLTREVARRPLRW from the coding sequence ATGACGACGACGCCTGATCCGGCCGGCGACGACGGCGACCCGGGCCACCTGCACGGCGCCGGCAGCATCGCGGCCAGCAGCACCGCGACGGTTACCGACGCGGCTGCCGACGCCCTGCTGCCCACCGACGGCGAACGCCGGCTGCATCCGCTGTCGTGGCTGTTCGTGCTGCTGTCGCAGGTCGGCCAGATGCTGGTGCCGCTGGTGGCGATCGCCCTGTTCGGCGCCAGCCGCGACGACGGCGCGCGCCTGGGCATCGTTGCGGTGGCGCTGGTGGCGTTGCTGATCGGCGCGGTCTGGCGCTACCTCACCTTCCGCTACCGCATCGCCAGCGACAGCGTGTTCGTGCGCAGCGGGCTGTTCGAACGCAGCCTGCGGCAGATCCCGTTCTCGCGCATCCATGACGTGGCGCTGCACCAGACCCTGCTGCACCGCCTGTTCGGCGTCGCCGAGGTGCGGCTGGAATCGGCCGGCGGCAGCAAGCCGGAAGCACGCATGCAGGTCCTCACGCTTGCCGAAGCGCTGGCGCTGGAGCAGGTGGTGCGCCGGCGCGCATCGGCGACCGATGCCGTGGAGGCGCACGCGCAGGACGCGACCGCGCCGGCCGACAAGTCACGCACGCTGCTGGCACTGTCCACCGGCGAGGTCATCCGCCTCGGCCTGGTGTCCAACCGCGGCATGGTGGTGGTTGCGGGTGCCGTCGCCCTGCTGATGCAGGCGCTGCCCGACAACATGGCCGGCGACCTGCTGACCCGTGTCGCGCGCGAGGCGTTCGGTCGCGTGAGCGTGCTCGGCGATGCGTGGCAGGGCCAGCTGATGGCGGCGACGCTGCTGCTGGTGCTCGCGCTGTTCGCGTTGCGGCTGCTGTCGGTGGTGCTGGCGCTGGTGCAGTACCACGGCTTCCGCCTGGTCGAGGACGGTCGCCGGCTGGGCGTCGAACGCGGCCTGCTGACACGCCTGCGCAACAGCGTGCCGCGCCGGCGCATCCAGGCCTGGACGCTGCATGAAGGCCTGCTGCACCGGCTGCTGCGCCGACGCAGCCTGCAGGTCGACACCGCGGTGGTCAGCCGCGGGCAGGACCAGCGCAGCCTGTCGGAACTGGCGCCGATCGCACCCGCGGCGGAGTGCGACGCACTGGTCCGGCACCTGCTCGACGCCGGTGACTGGCCGCCCGCGCAGTGGCGTCCGCTGCACCGCCACGCGTGGCTGCGCCTGTTGTTCCCGGGGCTGGTGTTCTCGCTGCTGTTGGCGGCGGGGCTGACGTGGTGGCTTGGCGCCTGGGGGCTGTCCGGATTGCTGTGGCTGCCGTGGGCGGTGCTGGCCGCCACGCAGCACGCACGGCGCGCGGGCTACGCCATCGACGACCGCCTGCTTGCGGTCCGCGAAGGCTGGTGGTCGCGGCACTGGCGTTTCGCCGAGATCGACAAGCTGCAGGCGCTGCGGCTGCGACGCACGCCCTTCGACCGCTGCACCGGCATGGCATCGCTATGGCTCGACACCGCGGGTGCGGGGGCGATGGCACCGTCGCTACGGATCCGCTTCCTGCCGCTGGTGGATGCACGCGCCCTGCTCGACCGCCTGACGCGTGAGGTCGCCCGGCGACCGCTGCGCTGGTAG
- a CDS encoding glycosyltransferase: MSEAGGRTPRVPAAPPPRVLHFVTGGFSGGATQVAIQLVNAGRDSGKVQPLLVLRRKRRTDPARIAELETAGVPLRVVPGWSHAATILALVRLCREIRPDVLVAHGFSEHLWGRYAGLLAGVPHLVHVEHNTRERYTRWRLAQTRWLGARSSRIVGCSEGVRQVLLDMGMPPGRTIAISNGIRVEPFADADAVPAPARIPGIVMVSRLSKQKDHPTLLRAVALLRDRGLAPPVLLAGAGKARHRRPLEALAAELGLQQQVRFLGLCRNVPELLMTHRIAVLSTHYEGMPLALIEGMAAGCAVAASAVPGVREAIEDDVDGLLVPEADPVALADALERLLRDDALAARLGARAREIAVSEYARERMNVRYEAMFLELAAQPPFR, translated from the coding sequence GTGAGCGAAGCCGGAGGGCGGACGCCGCGCGTACCTGCGGCGCCACCGCCGCGCGTCCTGCATTTCGTGACGGGCGGCTTTTCCGGCGGCGCCACCCAGGTCGCGATCCAGCTGGTCAATGCCGGCCGCGACAGCGGCAAGGTGCAGCCGCTGCTGGTGCTGCGCCGCAAGCGGCGTACCGATCCCGCGCGCATCGCCGAGCTCGAAACCGCCGGCGTACCGTTGCGGGTGGTACCGGGCTGGTCGCATGCGGCGACGATCCTGGCGCTGGTGCGCCTGTGTCGCGAGATCCGGCCCGACGTGCTGGTCGCGCATGGCTTCAGCGAGCATCTGTGGGGACGCTATGCCGGGTTGCTGGCCGGCGTGCCGCACCTGGTGCACGTCGAGCACAACACCCGCGAACGCTACACCCGCTGGCGGCTGGCGCAGACGCGCTGGCTGGGGGCGCGCAGCAGTCGCATCGTCGGCTGTTCCGAAGGCGTGCGGCAGGTGCTGCTCGACATGGGCATGCCACCCGGGCGCACCATCGCCATTTCCAACGGCATCCGCGTGGAGCCGTTCGCCGATGCCGACGCGGTGCCGGCTCCGGCCCGCATTCCCGGCATCGTGATGGTCTCGCGGCTGTCGAAGCAGAAGGACCACCCGACCCTGCTGCGTGCGGTGGCGCTGCTGCGCGATCGCGGCCTGGCGCCCCCGGTGCTGCTGGCCGGCGCGGGCAAGGCCCGCCACCGGCGGCCGCTGGAAGCGCTGGCGGCCGAGCTCGGCCTGCAGCAGCAGGTGCGCTTCCTCGGCCTGTGTCGCAACGTGCCCGAGCTGCTGATGACGCATCGCATCGCGGTGCTCAGCACCCACTACGAAGGCATGCCGCTGGCGCTGATCGAAGGCATGGCGGCGGGTTGCGCAGTCGCGGCCAGTGCCGTTCCCGGCGTGCGCGAGGCGATCGAGGACGATGTCGACGGCCTGCTGGTGCCGGAGGCGGATCCGGTTGCGCTGGCCGATGCGCTGGAGCGGCTGTTGCGCGACGACGCGCTGGCCGCGCGACTGGGGGCGCGTGCGCGGGAGATCGCGGTGAGCGAATACGCCCGCGAGCGGATGAATGTCCGCTACGAGGCAATGTTCCTCGAACTCGCGGCGCAGCCACCGTTCCGATAG
- the def gene encoding peptide deformylase, with amino-acid sequence MSLLPIIEYPDPHLRERAVDVDPALLAQPAFQKRLDDMFETMYEAPGIGLAAPQVAVLERFMIVDVDEDRGQPLVFVNPVIRNRSEALRAHQEGCLSIPGIYAEVTRADGIEVEALDRHGKPFTLRVDGLLATCIQHEVDHLDGKLFIDYLSPLKRSMALKKLSKLRKHG; translated from the coding sequence ATGTCCCTGCTGCCGATCATCGAGTACCCCGACCCGCACCTGCGCGAGCGCGCAGTCGATGTCGACCCCGCACTGCTTGCGCAACCGGCGTTCCAGAAGCGCCTGGACGACATGTTCGAGACGATGTACGAGGCGCCGGGCATCGGCCTCGCCGCACCGCAGGTCGCCGTGCTCGAGCGTTTCATGATCGTCGACGTCGACGAGGATCGCGGGCAGCCGCTGGTGTTCGTCAATCCGGTCATCCGCAACCGTTCCGAGGCGCTGCGCGCACACCAGGAAGGCTGCCTGTCGATTCCCGGCATCTACGCCGAGGTCACCCGCGCCGACGGCATCGAGGTCGAGGCGCTCGACCGCCACGGCAAGCCGTTCACCCTGCGTGTCGATGGCCTGCTGGCGACTTGCATCCAGCACGAGGTCGACCACCTCGACGGCAAGCTGTTCATCGATTACCTGTCGCCGCTGAAGCGCTCGATGGCGCTGAAGAAGCTCAGCAAGCTGCGCAAGCACGGCTGA